ATAAAAGGACAAATAATCAAACAAAATCACAGCCGGCAGAAGCCCAATGTTAACAAGGACAATGATGTAGCACTTAATAACTTCATTTGATGTATTTTCCTATAGGGAAGGGGTGAGATGAAGGTCAACAGCTCATTAGTGAAGATTACAATATATACGACTAAGTTCCCCATAACAATGTGATCAATAGCCAGTATCAacagctttctttctttcatccgAGACATCTTAAAAAATCCCTTgaaaatccatccatctattttatatacccgcttaatccaactcagagCCGATCCTGTCATTGGACGagaagcagggtacaccctggacaggtcgccagtcttTCACAGCGCAACTTGAAAATGCACTtggataaataataaaataatgacAGAGACCTTCACTTATTATCTTCCCTTTCAGGAGACTGATAGTGTCTCCCGCCGTCATTACTAAGTGTCAAACTTTAGTAGAACTGAACTAAACCCTAAACACGACTGTACGGGAAGAGACTAAATTAGAGTGTTAGTGAAAGATTTGACCAACAGGCGGCGCTGTGATTTACTAAACTATTGAGGCGGGCTTTACTTCCACTCCACCAATCAGCGGCCGGGGTCATAGTTGAAGGGCTAAATCCAACATGGCGGCCAGCAAACGAGTGCTGTATGTTGGTGAGTTTTCTAAATCTGTTTAAAAGTATGTAAAACTTATTTGTTGTTAGTATATCAAACAAACGTGGATATTATACTGCTTTAAAGCAATTACAGTAGCAACTGAATGTGATTTAAGTGCATGTATGCTATATAAAAAACGTACTTTAGAGGTACTGTAGGGATACTTCGCCGGTAAAATCAGAAACAGCAACCTTTCAAACATGCCCGCtttaacaaaaaatatatatttccaaCACTTTCTTTAAAGCACTTTACGTCACGTTATGtattcaatttaaattaaacgaagaagacaaataaatagtgggaaaaaaaataccgCTAGTGGATAAATGTCTTAAACGCAGTATGGAAACATACGGTAACCGTCGATCTGCGTCGATATATCTTGATAAGTATTCACAATACAGTTGCATAAATATGGTGTTTATTATCTGCCTTGTGTTTTTCTATCAGGTGGCCTGGCGGAGGAGGTAGATGAGAAAGTGTTACATGCAGCTTTTATTCCGTTTGGCGACATCACAGACATCCAGATACCCCTGGACTATGAAACGGGTAAGATCAGGACTTTTGTTGTTCTGTGTAATACAGCTGCTGTTATTCTGTATTGCGTTGTAAACTACAGACAACCTACCATGAGTGTCTTTTGTGTCTTGGGCCCAAATTGCAGAGAAGCACAGAGGATTTGCATTCATTGAATTTGAGCTGGCAGAGGTATGTCTAACGGAAAAAAAGTATAATGAGGAGAAGGATTCGTTAAACTAATTGGAATGAATGCCGTCGTATTTAAAATAACATTATTATTACTTGTGCATGTGAAGTGCAGATATTGTAAATGCTTGATTCATAGAAGGGTCACTTATAAATGGCTGCTTCCTCTACAGGATGCTGCAGCAGCTATTGATAACATGGTAAGTGGCTCACATTGTTCTTAAATCAGTGAAGTTTTTCTCTTGTGTTTCTGTAAGTCTTCAAAATGTAAATTCCTGGtttgaaagtttaaaaaaaattatttttttcagaaTGAGTCAGAACTGTTTGGACGGACTATCCGTGTCAACATTGCCAAGCCCATGAGAATCAAAGAGGGTTCTTCTCGACCAGGTGATGAATGAAACTGTACTGAGGGATTGATTTGCCAAGACTGTTTTTGAAATGTTCCATGGCTCTGACTTTAAATGTGTCTTGTCCTCAGTATGGTCGGATGATGACTGGTTGAAGAAGTTCTCTGGGAAGACTCTGGAAGAAGCTGAGGCAGAGGCAGGGACTGGAGAAaccaccaacacaacaacacaagACGTGAGATGGTTTTCTCTTCTGTGCTCGTAAGCCAGCTGTGACTGGTAGAGTGGCTTGTTTAGTAACGACTGCTTTAGCTGTTCACTTCCTGATGCCTTCACTCCTGGAAGTGACTTTGGGCAACAATCTGAACCCTAAAGTGTTCCCAGTGGCAGATGAGCACCTTGTGTGGCAGCTCTGGAGCCAGTTGTGtctttgcatgaaaaagtcaatgAGAAAccctgtaaagcactttgtggaaTCACTGTGTTTACAAATGTTCTttataggccgtaaggtgaaccccgttttcgtttaggctcgctccgtgctctccgaactacatgcccgttagctgataaaaatgacctagttattttgcacatataaaaaaagtttcgcgtcacagaatcctgtactttttttaaaccgagacattttctgaagaaatattttccgcagggctgaatgacgattttttgacgtcacaagacaccacgtgaccgcgctggaccaatcacgttgccgatttacgacaacaaactggaaaaatgacaacctgccAGGTGCTGTCAAAtctaacctacagaaaggaatctcgcaaaatatcattttaaagtgaacataaaataataattatcaacgataatgctcattcatgtatttctgaattgagccaaATAAATTCGAAATAGTGCTTTATTTACAGCACGAAGCACAATTATGCAAGTGACctttcatgttgtcattttgatCAATTAATGGAATTCCAATAATTATTGATAACCATCCACGTGTTTGTAACGTGGGCTAAATTGATTCCAAACAGTGCTTTATTTGTAGTACAAACAACTATTGTGCAAGTGGATGATAAGGTTACCTTttcatgttgtcttttttattaaTGAATGGAAATAATTCTAATTATCAATGATAAGGaccattcaggtattcatttactgATGTATTCACTAATAACTATACGACACAttacaaaatcaaaacaagcagggcatacacatcaaccggcataaacgtatatacataaccataataaaaggaatgatacaaatggaatagaatagaggtaaaaaaaaaaaaacgcgcgcacacacacactattcccccctgtcagtgtcagggcagctgtcatcttctttatcctctgtttcctttgtggtgtttgaacagctggaacacctgcacaagtctGTACAACAGAGTCCTGCAGAGAAACAGGAGGTGGATTTCTTGTCATCCATGTCACTTCAAGATTTCCATCTTCCAGATGCCAACCATGTCCAGTGGGAGATGGAGCGCCAATCTTTTTCTTTACACATGACCTcattattttagcctgataatttgcccttttgcagggctggtggagggcatcacttgttggggggatagataattctggcaaggctgatgatgccatacagaaagctttgttcctagcctcattgatgttttctgcgcttggctgatcgtacaaatggcatacatatttgcaaagtaatgcaaatgtagattggtccaagttaaattcagtccccagatttctgaaagttcaggtagacatctttctcgcatgccacagcaaatgtcttctttttgccttgtggtgtcacacccagtgaatgtatggatcccaatcaaggctgaacacacactggctccgagagctgatgacaccttggtaatgtccattatgcgtgttctgttgcccgtccctgtgaaaaagtacaagctgcatggcaaatctttctgcagactcacagcaatgactgctacatcagtgtcagggctcttaataatgacagtcttatgttcctgtgcagcatgttgtgcatgcaaaaacaacagtgtcacattcgtcgtggtcacactgcaggtcttccacagcaacagactgcacaccttccagtacagtcacacagtgacattggggttgatgtgctatgtacaagctgaggtttcttcccactgctgtaagatcagcatgtggccacgcatcgtataagaactcagcaagtgcttctttatttgttccttctgattccttccattccaccttgtgcaggtgaaatttcctcatgcttaacagaagatatgtgcatgtaacaagtctttcggtcgaaatttcgtcttcttcggtactgctggatgatcgcgctgcCACTGCGGTGCTGTTTGTTTACAagctcagctgacataccagctatccgattcgtccattctgatgacgtctcaaccgtggcacctctcgcgagccaaacagttattacgcctgccgaaaatgtacatacgccttgccaggcactagttattcctttaaacgttgcgaactaaaaaagtactgtgttctgagcggcgaaacttttttttaaacctcaacataactcaaatctttttatgagctgaagcgtgtttggtACGGAGAGCGTggaacaagcctggtgttctgaaggagttttcgaggttcaccttacggcctattaTTAGTGTAGACTATTTGCTGTTTTGAGGACTTAATTCTGAAAATGTTGAGATGTAAAGTGTGATTTGTCTTTTTCAGGCTGAACCACCAGCTAAAAAGAGTCGAGTAAATCCTCAGGTCTACATGGACATCAAGATCGGCAACAAGCCAGCAGGGAGACTGCGCTTCCTCCTTCGGGCTGACATTGTTCCTATGACAGCAGGTCTGCACGTGTTCTTTTAGCCACACTGACATCAAAATTTGTCCACAACTGTAAGCAAATTATCCACCTCCTTTTGGAGGGGAACAGATAAACACCATAAGGGGTGTTTTTATAACCTTTGTGGAAGACAAAATGAAGCCTTGTACTGTATAATACTGGAATTATTGGCAAACGCATATTCCTTAATTTTTATTGTTAGTTTGGATCCCAGCTAATGCTAACACACTGACCCAAACTAAATGACCACTACTGCTCTCTGCAAATAACCAATTTGACAAGGGAGTCTGGTAATGGCTGACCTGTCAGTAAAAGCTGTCTGATGGCAAGATGAAGTGGTGAAAACATTCTGAATATAGCACACACTTCAAACTGATCATTTGAGGTACAATAGATAGATTTATTCTCATTGCACAGAATTGCAACAATATTAAGGAAGTAGGCCTTGTCTTTTTAGTCTGTGGTTAAAATATGTTTTGCTGCTGACTGCATTCACAGCATGATATTGTTGAGGTTACGTCTCATTCTTCCTGCCTGCTCCTCTTCCAGAAAAGTTTTGCAAACAGTTTGCTGTCAAACCACAGACTATTACATGTGATATATGATGAAGAAACAAATGATCCCTTCAAGGCAAGACCCTGCAGGCTGTCGTgcttccatgttttttttacagactagtagaaagaaaatgttaaaaatgctCATATAGATCCGTATTTTTACTGCATCAGTCCACTTAGCATTTATGACAATCACTGCATATATAATTTCATAAGGCCTCATAAAGTCTGAAAATTTAAAGGGGCAtaatataagtaatcaactTGGGAAATTTGCTGAGGATATGAAGATGTATTTTTTTACCCAGATAAAAAGAACTTTCCAATAAAAATGTCTGGAATTTTGCAAATATGTATCTTTAAATTCTGATGCAGGTATGTACACAAACCTGTATCCTGCAATGCTTGGTGTACAATATGTTCATGGCTAAATCACTTATGGTTATGTCATACAGACCTAGTTCAAAGAAGTTGCTGTGTGAAGACATATTTTCTCTGTAATAACACTCTTGTATGTGACAAATTCCAATATTTCAGACTGGTGCAAAGTTAGTCTTGCCATCTCGGCTCCATCAGCTTGTTTAATCTTCGGCATAATAGAGGACTTGTTGCGCTGCCCAAATTCCAGCATTAATGTGTGAAAGTACACTCACTGTAGCGGCACATACTGAAGTTTTTCTGCAAAAAATAATGGGATGTTTTTAGTAAAGTGATCTTCACAGTTGTAAAAATCTACCTTACATTTATTATAGAGAACTTCCGCTGCCTGTGCACACATGAAAAGGGATTCGGCTACAAGGGCAGCTGCTTCCACCGCATCATCCCTCAGTTTATGTGCCAAGGAGGTGACTTTACCAACCACAATGGCACCGGCGGCAAGTCCATCTACGGCCGGAAGTTTGATGATGAAAACTTTGTCCTCAAACACACCACTCCAGGTCAGGAGACTGTGAGTGAACCTCTTGGCTTGTGTTTACCAGCGGATCTCATGGGCTAAACATGTTCTATCATGCACACAGGTCAGCTCTCCATGGCCAACTCTGGAGCAAACACCAATGGCTCTCAGTTCTTCCTCACCACTGACAAAACGGACTGGCTTGATGGGAAACATGTGGTGTTTGGAGAGCTGATGGAAGGGATGGATGTGCTCCGAGCAATGGAGGTAAGAGCTTAAACTGCAGTCTGatttttgttgtcatttcaAGGACTTGTAGGTTTCCAATAAACAATGGCAACATTTACATACACAGCATTTTTCCAGTGTTGAATGAATAAGACACGACCATGTTAGCAGCATTTTCTGATTACCTCAACACAAATACGGTCTGTGTAAGCGATTATAAAAGGAATCTGTGATCTTAGTGGCACAATGGAGACGTGTGCACTTTAAACACACATTTGGTTCCAGAGTTACCAGGTACGCTTAATATGAAAAACACTGAGCatgcttttttttcaaaatgtattcattcatAAGATGAGTTTCTTATAAATGAGCTTGTAGCTAATGTGTGATCACATATTTTGGCTTACTTCAAATAAGTATTTTGACGCCATAAAGAAGCAATGCCAGCTGGTAAAATACGTTGGTTCATTAAaaaatacaggactctttcacAATAAAGGCTTGAAAAAGGGGTTCTCTATTGCAATACAGCTCTCATACTGCTGATGATGAGGTCGACATTCACGACAACGTTGATGATCACGATGTAATGATGTCAACTGTTGCTACTCTTGACTAGGACAAAAATGATGTTCAAAAATACATGGTTGGGGTTTAAATTCTATACATTTTCATAACAACTGGCTTACCGTTACATTGTCATCTCACAATTTTCCAAACTGCCATTATTGGACGTGTGGATCAATGTTTACattttaccatttctggtgagtCTGGGCTGGAATTGTTTAGTTTGGGCCCTGTTGCAGGATCTGTCACAACCCCATTTCCTCTGCCGCCCTCCTTCACCATGCAAGTAATAAACGGGGAAACAGTGAGAGGAATAGCACTGTTGAATGAGTCTCTGTTGCTAATTTGTGAATAATGCTGAGGATTTACTTTTTCTTCAGATGGATTGTCGTTGCAGAAATATGAATTCCTTTTAAAAGAGTAGTTTTACGCTTTGGTAATACTTTTAAGGATCTTAATGATTCCTCCACCACTGACTGCTCCATGTGGGCTTAAAGAACTGCAGAGAGGTTTCATTTGGTGACACATTCCTCATCCTTATTAGCCGCATTGGGACGGAGCAGTTCGAACAACGCAGTTCCAAGAACGGTCCACTTCGAATTTCGTTCGACTTTACGAAAGTCACATGGTTTGGAGCTTTGCTATCAATTTGTTTGCTAATTTCAGGGAA
This region of Odontesthes bonariensis isolate fOdoBon6 chromosome 17, fOdoBon6.hap1, whole genome shotgun sequence genomic DNA includes:
- the ppie gene encoding peptidyl-prolyl cis-trans isomerase E — encoded protein: MAASKRVLYVGGLAEEVDEKVLHAAFIPFGDITDIQIPLDYETEKHRGFAFIEFELAEDAAAAIDNMNESELFGRTIRVNIAKPMRIKEGSSRPVWSDDDWLKKFSGKTLEEAEAEAGTGETTNTTTQDAEPPAKKSRVNPQVYMDIKIGNKPAGRLRFLLRADIVPMTAENFRCLCTHEKGFGYKGSCFHRIIPQFMCQGGDFTNHNGTGGKSIYGRKFDDENFVLKHTTPGQLSMANSGANTNGSQFFLTTDKTDWLDGKHVVFGELMEGMDVLRAMEAQGTKDGKPKQKVIISDCGEYV